From the genome of Oncorhynchus clarkii lewisi isolate Uvic-CL-2024 chromosome 11, UVic_Ocla_1.0, whole genome shotgun sequence, one region includes:
- the LOC139420205 gene encoding clavesin-1-like, producing the protein MTHLQAGLSSETTEKARQELNENPDSLHADIQQVRDMIVTRPDIGFLRTDDDFILRFLRARKFNQAETFRLLAQYFQFRQQNLDMFQSFKVDDPGIKRALMDGFPGVLETPDQHGRKILILFASNWDQGRNSFTDILRAILLSLEVLIENPELQINGFILIIDWSNFSFKQASKLTPNILKQAIEGLQDSFPARFGGIHFVNQPWYIHAMYTIIKPFLKDKTRKRIFLHGNNLNSLHQLILPDCLPSEFGGTLPPYDMGIWARTLLGPNYNDETEYTLTYDALHVKENYGGGDKECADKLLKRSQSAVEPGTLRQGDRENTAQPLLALD; encoded by the exons atgactcACTTGCAAGCGGGCCTGAGCTCGGAGACCACGGAGAAAGCTCGTCAGGAGCTCAACGAGAACCCCGACAGCCTCCACGCAGACATCCAGCAGGTGCGCGACATGATCGTGACGCGGCCCGACATTGGCTTCCTGCGCACGGACGACGACTTCATCCTGAGGTTTCTGCGGGCGCGCAAGTTTAACCAGGCAGAGACCTTCCGGCTCCTGGCCCAGTACTTTCAGTTCCGCCAGCAGAACCTGGACATGTTCCAGAGCTTCAAGGTGGACGACCCGGGAATCAAGCGGGCGCTGATGGACGGCTTCCCAGGAGTCTTAGAAACACCGGATCAGCACGGCCGGAAGATACTCATCCTTTTCGCTTCCAACTGGGATCAAGGCAG gAACTCTTTCACAGACATCCTCcgagccatcctcctctccctggagGTTCTCATAGAGAACCCAGAACTCCAGATCAACGGCTTCATCTTGATTATCGACTGGAGTAACTTCTCCTTCAAGCAGGCTTCCAAGCTCACACCCAACATCCTCAAACAGGCCATCGAAGGCCTGCAG GACAGCTTCCCTGCTCGCTTCGGCGGGATCCATTTTGTAAACCAGCCCTGGTACATCCACGCCATGTACACCATCATCAAGCCTTTCCTCAAGGACAAGACAAGGAAAAGG ATTTTCCTCCATGGGAACAATCTCAACAGTTTACACCAGTTAATTCTACCCGATTGTCTGCCGTCTGAGTTCGGTGGCACCCTGCCGCCGTATGACATGGGCATCTGGGCACGGACCCTCTTAGGGCCCAACTACAACGACGAGACGGAGTACACACTCACCTACGACGCCCTCCACGTCAAAGAGAACTATGGTGGCGGAGACAAGGAATGTGCCGACAAACTTCTGAAAAG GTCCCAGTCAGCCGTGGAGCCTGGTACCCTACGACAAGGAGACAGGGAGAACACGGCACAGCCACTCCTGGCTCTGGACTGA
- the LOC139420207 gene encoding serine/threonine-protein kinase RIO3-like produces the protein MDQIGITAEGPKSPWGATTTKAVSPCSLADVMSEQLAKQLDEESNAFPDSPDVNAALDAGEEPETDCDLMLAQMLQMQFDKEFDTQLRTEEKKLNGDSKLSISFENYRMVHPYEDSDSSEDEVDWQDTRHDPYKADKPTTTPRKGFTGKGKNITTKHDEVVCGRKNTARMDNFAPEINVGDGLGMDLKLSNQVYNSLKQHCHSEQRRSARLHDKKEHSTAEQAVDPRTRLLMYKMVNAGVLENINGCISTGKESVVFHADGGSMEEKAVPDECVLKVFKTTLNEFKNRDKYIKDDYRFKERFSKLNPRKIIRLWAEKEMHNLARMKKADIPCPEVVILKKHILVMSFIGKDHVPAPKLKEAMLGSEDMNRAYYQVLHMMQQLYHECNLIHADLSEYNMLWHQGKVWLIDVSQSIEPNHPHGLEFLFRDCRNVATFFQKGGVSEAMNVYELFNVVSGLQLSGDSEADFLAQIEALEKMNEDHVQRRGKRTYSSTSDGGPPLLHHEDD, from the exons ATGGATCAAATAGGGATCACTGCAGAAGGACCAAAG AGTCCATGGGGCGCCACCACTACCAAGGCGGTGTCACCCTGTTCCCTCGCTGACGTCATGAGCGAGCAGCTGGCAAAGCAACTGGATGAGGAAAGCAATGCTTTCCCTGATTCCCCAGA TGTCAATGCTGCTCTGGATGCTGGTGAGGAGCCAGAAACGGACTGTGATCTGATGCTGGCTCAGATGCTGCAGATGCAGTTTGACAAGGAGTTTGACACCCAGCTGCGCACGGAAGAAAAAAAATTAAACGGGGATAGCAAAC TGTCCATCTCCTTTGAGAACTATCGCATGGTGCACCCTTACGAGGATAGCGACAGCTCCGAGGATGAAGTTGATTGGCAAGACACTCGCCACGACCCCTACAAAGCCG ATAAGCCCACGACAACTCCAAGAAAAGGCTTTACTGGGAAAGGCAAGAACATCACTACTAAGCACGATGAGGTTGTGTGTGGCAGGAAGAATACTGCACGCATGGACAAT TTTGCCCCAGAGATCAATGTGGGAGATGGGCTTGGCATGGACCTGAAGCTCTCTAACCAGGTGTACAACTCCCTGAAGCAACACTGCCACTCCGAGCAGCGTCGCAGTGCCCGACTGCATGACAAAAAGGAGCACTCCACTGCT GAACAAGCAGTGGACCCAAGGACCCGTCTGCTCATGTACAAAATGGTGAACGCAGGCGTTCTGGAGAACATCAACGGCTGCATCAGCACTGGAAAGGAGTCTGTGGTGTTCCACGCAGATGGGGGAAG CATGGAGGAGAAGGCTGTCCCAGATGAGTGTGTACTCAAGGTCTtcaagaccacactcaatgagttCAAGAACCGCGACAAGTACATCAAGGACGACTACCGCTTCAAGGAACGCTTCAGCAAGCTGAATCCCCGCAAGATCATCCGCCTCTGGGCTGAGAAAGAGATGCACAACCTGGCTCG TATGAAAAAGGCTGACATCCCATGCCCCGAGGTGGTGATTCTGAAGAAGCACATCCTGGTGATGTCGTTCATTGGCAAGGATCATGTGCCGGCTCCCAAACTGAAAGAAGCCATGTTGGGCTCTGAGGACATGAACAGGGCCTATTACCAAGTGCTTCAT ATGATGCAGCAGTTGTATCATGAGTGTAACCTCATCCACGCCGACCTGAGCGAATACAACATGCTGTGGCATCAGGGGAAG GTTTGGCTAATTGATGTAAGTCAGTCCATTGAGCCCAATCACCCTCATGGCCTTGAGTTCCTGTTCAGGGACTGCAGAAACGTGGCTACG TTCTTCCAGAAGGGTGGGGTGTCGGAAGCCATGAATGTGTACGAGCTCTTCAACGTCGTGTCTGGGCTGCAGCTCAGCGGTGACAGCGAGGCAGACTTCCTTGCCCAG ATCGAGGCACTGGAGAAGATGAATGAAGACCACGTGCAGAGAAGGGGCAAGAGAACCTACTCCAGCACCAGCGACGGAGGGCCTCCCCTATTACACCACGAGGATGATTAA